The nucleotide window ACGGATTCTTATAAATTTTATAGCCCATACATCAGTTCCGCCCAGCGTTTACCTAACGGCAACACCCTAATAACCGAGGGTTCCAATGGCAGATTGTTCGAAGTGACAGCGGAGCATGAGCTGGTCTGGGAGTATGTCTCCCCATACACGGATGGGCGGAATACCAATATGGTCTATCGCTCGTATCGAGTTCCTTATCAGTGGGTTCCGCAGTTGAAAAAACCGCAGGAGATTGCCATCGAAGCTATTGATGTCTCCACCTACAGGGTACCGGGAGCAGCACCCAAAGGTTCTGCATCCATCGTGAGCGTAGAGACAACTCTTCCATTTATGGAGGGGGCAGCCTGTGTGGCAACGTCGGATGAAGGCAAGTCAGGCGGTTAGGCGTCAAGAATCATGACTAGATCGAATGGGGTGTATATTGTGAGAAAACCATCCATAGTAACCGGCATATTGATATTATTCCTGGCTACGGCACTCCTATTATCCGGATGCAGTTCAAACGCAGCAGGATCGGGAACCCAAGCCGCTACCGGCAAAAATGCCGATAATGTAAAAATTCGAATCGCAGATACGAGTACCAACCCAACGTTCAGGGTAGCCATTGCCAAAGGTTTTTTTGAAAACAGAGGCATTGATGCAGAGAGTATTACGTTTGGTTCACCGGCTGAAGGTGTAAATGCACTATTTATCAAACAGGTAGATATTGCGTATGGGGCAGATTTCCCCGTTTTGAATGCTCTGGCTAAAGGGGAATATTCAGTCATCGCTTCTGCAGGTCAGGCTACGGATGAAGCGGCAGCTGCCTGGAAGCTGTATGCAAGGGAGGATATTCAGAGCGGAGCGGATTTGAAGGGCAAGAAAGTAAGCTTCATTCGAGGCACATTTATTCCATATCTATGGGATGAATATTTGAAGGATCAGGGATTGGCGCTCAGTGATGTGACGCAAATTGGTCAGGGGGCTTTTGATGAGTCCTACATCGCACTGAAACAGGGAGCCCTTGATGCCACTTGGGTAATCGGTTCCGCGTTAACTGATAAATTCGATGCACTCGAAGGAGTGCATCAGCTGACGGATATGTCCCAGACGCCTATACGCCTTGGTATGGGGCTGATATCGAGTAATGAATTCATTCAGGCAAACCCCGAGACGGTAAGTGATTTTCTTGCGGCGCTTGATGAGGCATCCACGTATGCTCAAGCGCATCCTGAAGAGGTTGCAGATCTGATGTATCAAGAGACCAAACAGCCTAAAGATGCCACGTTGAAAGACCTTCCGATCAATCCATGGGAAGTTGGATTTACGCAGGCTGCTTATGATAGTTTGGCAGGTCAGAAGAAATATATGGTGGACACCGGAATCATCGAACAGGATTTTGATCTCGACACCAAACTCAATCTGACTTCTCTCCAACAGACGCTGCCGGATAAAGTGACATACCGTAAATAATTTATTTTCAAATGGGAGGTGTCCGTTATGTCCTTACCTGCAACTCAGCATACCATTCATATTGAACAGCTTCGGAAAACGTATCATGCCCCGAGCAATGGGGATGTGCATTATATCATTAAGGATGTCGATCTGGTCATCAAGGGAGGAGAATTCTTTGTCCTGCTTGGTCCCAGCGGGTGCGGAAAGTCAACGTTGCTGAACATGATCGCGGGTTTTATCTCCAAGTCGGGGGGACAACTTAAGGTAGATAACAAGGAGATTGACAGACCGGGCAGGGATCGGGCGATGGTATTTCAGCAGGCGGATTCGTCTCTCTTTCCATGGTTAACCGTGAGGGAGAATGTTGAATTCGGGCTTCGAATGTCCAAGGTGCCTAAGACACAACGGCGTGAGATCTCTGATCGTTACATTCAGCTTGTTGGACTGAGTGCTCATGAGGGCAAATTTCCAAAAGAGCTATCAGGTGGCATGAAGCAGCGGGTTCAATTGGCCCGCGTACTTGCGAATGACTCGGCGATCTTGCTGATGGATGAGCCATTCGGCGCGCTGGACGCGATGACGCGGAGGACTATGCAGAAGGAACTGGTGAATATCTGGAAAGAAACCCATAAGACCGTTATCTTTGTCACCCACGATATTCAGGAGGCGTTATTGCTTGGTGAGCGCATAGGCATTATGTCCGTAGGTCCATCTTCGAATATAACAGATATTTACCACAACAACTTACCTTACCCGAGGAACATCGCCTCGTCTGAGTTCAACACCCTGTATGACCGAATTCAAGGCCACTTTGAAGAATAACTGAGGTGATATGTAAGATGAAATGGTTGGAGAAAAAATGGGTGTCTATCCCGCTTCTATGGGTAACGGTCATCTTAATCTGGCAGCTCGGCGCCCTCATCTATGGGCCTGACGTAATCCCTGGTCCGTGGCACACGATCCTGGGAGCACGCGAACTGATTGCTGACGGTACGCTGATGCAGTATATCGGAATCAGCTTCACTCGTGTACTGGCGGGCTGGGTACTGGGAAGCATCATTGCTATTCCAGTAGGATTAATTATTGGCAAGGTGCATATCATCCGGCTGTTCGCCGAGCCATTCCTTAACTTTATACGTTTTATCCCGCCAATTGCCTTTATTACCTTATTCCTGGTGTGGTTCGGAATTGGAGAGCAATCCAAGATCGCGCTTATTATGTACGCAACCTTCTTCATTGTTGTGCTGAATACACTGACAGGTGTGCTCTCCGTTGAAGAAGATAAAATCCGGTCGGCCCGCAGTATGGGAGCCAATGAACGGCAGATTCTGTTACATGTAATTGTTCCGGCAACAACCCCGTATATCTTCACGGGTGTGCGACTGGCGATGGGGACTTCTTATATGGCCATAATCGGTGCTGAGATGATTGCCTCGAATGAAGGAGTCGGTTACTTGATCTGGAATTCCAGACTCTTTTTCCGGACGGATTGGATCTTTGTCGGGCTGATTTCCCTGGGCTTTATGGGATTCCTGACGGATCGATTGTTCAACTGGTTTGGTCGCAGAGTACTCTACCGATATGGGGTCATTGGCGGAGCGAAGCGGGTCTGAATTAGAACATAGGAACACTGGATTATAAAGGATACGAAGGATACGTTAAAGGGAAGTTATCTTGTTTTAACGTTTGATCAATAACCTGTTTTGGTACTTCTACACGAGACCAAAACAGGTTTTTTGTGTGCTGGCGTAAGGAGTTTCGGCATTGGGATCAAACCGTGGTATAATTGAATTTCAAAAATACAATAAACGTCATGCGGGCTGTACATATGCTGCATGCAGGAGACATTATGGATTGGATTATTGGCGCCGTATGCGCTTCTATGGTGGCAGGTGCTGCCTATGCGAAAAAGTCGCTAACCCTGTCTGGCTGCCTGGCAGCCATCATGATGGGAACGATATATTACGGAGCCGGTAACCTGTTCTGGTTTGGCACGTTATTGTTGTTTTTCATTACTTCAACGTTGCTCTCCAGGTTTCGTAAAGATCGGAAGCAGGAGCTGGAGAAATCCTATGCCAAGTCAGGAAATCGGGATGCCGGACAAGTGATGGCTAATGGTGGGATGGGCATGTTCCTATGTCTGGGATACTGGATATTTCCACATCCGGCATGGGTATATGCTTTCATTGGTGTAATGGCTACCGTTACATCGGATACATGGGCAACCGAAATTGGGAGTCTCAGTCGCAAGCCGCCGCGCTCTGTTCTCACGTGGAAGGTACTTACGCCAGGTGCTTCAGGAGGTGTCTCACTTCTTGGCACCGTGGCTGCAGCCGTAGGCGGGGCACTGATTGGTGCGGGAGCATTCTTGTTTTCCTGGATCGCCGGGATAGAAGGGCTTAGTCTGTTTAGTTGGACTTTTGTCGGCCTTGTGGGTGGAATGGCAGGTGCTTTTGCCGATTCCTATCTGGGCGCAACCGTTCAGATGATGTATCGTTGTACCGTCTGTGGCCGTGAAGTTGAGGTACATGAACATTGCGGGCATCCGACGGTTCGGGCTCGTGGCTGGGCATGGATGAGTAACGACCTGGTGAACGTGCTTAGCTCGGTGATCGGTGGATGTGTGGCGATTGGTTTAGGTAACATTTTGGCGTGGTAAGGGGGAGTACATTTGAGCACTGTACAGGGGGACAAATCGGAGGCTATTTTGGATGCGGCCTATGGTATTTTTGGCTCGAAAGGTTTTTATGAGACGAAAATGTCTGATATTGCAGACGAAGCCGGCATCGCAAAAGGCACCATTTACTTATATTTCAAAAGCAAGGAACAACTTTTTATCGCAGTATCCAAGCGGGACTGTAACAGCTTTATCAGCCGTCTTGAATATGCTTTGAACTCGCATGAGAACACAGGTGATAAACTTGGAGCAATAGCTAAGACCCACCTTACGTATTATTATGAGCGCCGCAATCATACCAAGCTCTTCTTTATGGCACCCAATAATGATCCGGATCTGATGAAATTCATGAAGGCATTTATGAACCAATACATGAGCATGGTGTGTGAGGTATTGGAAAGTGCAAGTGTACCTGAGCCTGTATTGCTCGCGGAAGCCTATATTGGAATTCTGGACCGGCTGAAGATGGATATTATGTTGAATCCGGAGTTTAATGAGGAACATCTGAACAAACGAATTGCTTTTGCAGCAGCATTGTTTCTGGATGGATGCCGTTCTTTTTTACAAGTGTAAAGTGAGTGCACGGATGTACGTGATATTGAATTTTAATTTACAGAGAAGTGGGTACGAACAATGAACATAATGACGGTAGAGCAAATTGCAAAAAGTTATGGCGAAAAAATATTGTTCAAGGATGCTTCATTTGGCATGGCTGATCAGGACAAGATTGGTGTCGTTGGGGTAAATGGAACCGGTAAATCCACGTTTTTGCGTGTGATCTCTGGTATGGAACCCCCAGATGCGGGACAGATCTCCATTGGTAATGACGTACGTATTCAGTTCCTGGCACAGAATCCGGACTTCAATCCGGATAATACGGTACTGCAACAAGTATTCGAAGGTGACAGCATGGAAATGAAAACCGTGCGTGAATATACGGAAACCATGGAATTATTGGAACTGAATTCGTCCGATCCAGCCTTGCAAGAGCGATTATTACGTTTGAATCAGCAAATGGAGCAGCTTCAGCTCTGGCAGATGGAGAGTGAAGCGAAGAGCATTTTGTCCAAACTGGGTATTCGTCAATTCGATGCACTGATGGGCACATTGTCTGGTGGACAACGCAAAAGGGTAGCACTCGCTGCTGCGCTGATTCATCCTTGTGAACTGCTCATTCTGGATGAGCCGACGAACCATATTGATAACGATTCGGTCGTTTGGTTGGAGCAATACTTGCAGAAACGCCGCGGCGCATTGCTTATGATTACGCATGATCGGTAT belongs to Paenibacillus sp. FSL H8-0079 and includes:
- a CDS encoding ABC transporter substrate-binding protein produces the protein MTRSNGVYIVRKPSIVTGILILFLATALLLSGCSSNAAGSGTQAATGKNADNVKIRIADTSTNPTFRVAIAKGFFENRGIDAESITFGSPAEGVNALFIKQVDIAYGADFPVLNALAKGEYSVIASAGQATDEAAAAWKLYAREDIQSGADLKGKKVSFIRGTFIPYLWDEYLKDQGLALSDVTQIGQGAFDESYIALKQGALDATWVIGSALTDKFDALEGVHQLTDMSQTPIRLGMGLISSNEFIQANPETVSDFLAALDEASTYAQAHPEEVADLMYQETKQPKDATLKDLPINPWEVGFTQAAYDSLAGQKKYMVDTGIIEQDFDLDTKLNLTSLQQTLPDKVTYRK
- a CDS encoding ABC transporter ATP-binding protein, translating into MSLPATQHTIHIEQLRKTYHAPSNGDVHYIIKDVDLVIKGGEFFVLLGPSGCGKSTLLNMIAGFISKSGGQLKVDNKEIDRPGRDRAMVFQQADSSLFPWLTVRENVEFGLRMSKVPKTQRREISDRYIQLVGLSAHEGKFPKELSGGMKQRVQLARVLANDSAILLMDEPFGALDAMTRRTMQKELVNIWKETHKTVIFVTHDIQEALLLGERIGIMSVGPSSNITDIYHNNLPYPRNIASSEFNTLYDRIQGHFEE
- a CDS encoding ABC transporter permease; its protein translation is MKWLEKKWVSIPLLWVTVILIWQLGALIYGPDVIPGPWHTILGARELIADGTLMQYIGISFTRVLAGWVLGSIIAIPVGLIIGKVHIIRLFAEPFLNFIRFIPPIAFITLFLVWFGIGEQSKIALIMYATFFIVVLNTLTGVLSVEEDKIRSARSMGANERQILLHVIVPATTPYIFTGVRLAMGTSYMAIIGAEMIASNEGVGYLIWNSRLFFRTDWIFVGLISLGFMGFLTDRLFNWFGRRVLYRYGVIGGAKRV
- a CDS encoding DUF92 domain-containing protein, which translates into the protein MDWIIGAVCASMVAGAAYAKKSLTLSGCLAAIMMGTIYYGAGNLFWFGTLLLFFITSTLLSRFRKDRKQELEKSYAKSGNRDAGQVMANGGMGMFLCLGYWIFPHPAWVYAFIGVMATVTSDTWATEIGSLSRKPPRSVLTWKVLTPGASGGVSLLGTVAAAVGGALIGAGAFLFSWIAGIEGLSLFSWTFVGLVGGMAGAFADSYLGATVQMMYRCTVCGREVEVHEHCGHPTVRARGWAWMSNDLVNVLSSVIGGCVAIGLGNILAW
- a CDS encoding TetR/AcrR family transcriptional regulator, translating into MSTVQGDKSEAILDAAYGIFGSKGFYETKMSDIADEAGIAKGTIYLYFKSKEQLFIAVSKRDCNSFISRLEYALNSHENTGDKLGAIAKTHLTYYYERRNHTKLFFMAPNNDPDLMKFMKAFMNQYMSMVCEVLESASVPEPVLLAEAYIGILDRLKMDIMLNPEFNEEHLNKRIAFAAALFLDGCRSFLQV